CCTGAAATTAAAATTGAAACTCAGGAAGCGGTTATAAATATAAGCACGACAAATCTGGACAATAGATATACATTTGACAATTTTATTCAAGGAGACAGCAACAAATTTGCTTGTGCAGTCGCCGTTTCTGTTTCAGACAATCCGGGTACAAGATACAATCCTCTATTTATTTATGGCGGAGTCGGCCTAGGAAAGACTCACATTTTAAACGCCATAGGTAATAAAATAATTCACGGAAGAAAATTAAAACAGATTCTTCTAACCTCGGCTGAAATGTTTGTAAATGAATTGATTGAATCCATAGGAAAAAACCAGCAAACAATCTTCAGAAAAAAATACAGAAACCTTAATGTTCTGATGATAGACGACATTCAGTCTCTTGTGAGATGGGACAGCGCTCAGGATGAATTCTTTCACACTTTTAACACTCTTTATAGTTTAAAAAATCAAATTGTAATGACATCAGACAGACCTCCGAACGAAATTCCGAAACTTCACGAAAGGCTTATATCAAGATTCAGACAAGGATTGATGGTTGAAATTAAACCGCCTGAACTTGAAACGAGAATAGCCATATTAGAAAGATATGCTCAAAATAATCACATAAATGTCGAAAAAGAAGTGCTAGACGCTATAGCAAGAAAAGTAACAGACAACGTCCGGGTTCTCGAAGGTGCCCTCATAAGACTTTCTGCATTCAGTTCCATAGTAGGAAAAGATGTCATAGACATTGAAATGGCGCATGAAATATTAAAGGACATTTTAAAAAGCGAAGAAAAAGTTATCACTCCTGAGATTATACAGAAGAAAGTAGCTGAATTTTTTGATTTGTCGGAATACGCGATAAAGGGGAAAAAAAGGAACAAATCAATCGCTATTTCAAGACACATTGCTATGTATCTGACAAGAGAGATGACTG
The sequence above is drawn from the candidate division WOR-3 bacterium genome and encodes:
- the dnaA gene encoding chromosomal replication initiator protein DnaA, coding for MPDKETDKSAENWERIVKLLKNEAPFEGHESLNLWFANSKALHMDDGVLKIEVPNSTIKDWIDHNYLKKINNLIKANFPSNFEITFIAKEFNHIPEPEIKIETQEAVINISTTNLDNRYTFDNFIQGDSNKFACAVAVSVSDNPGTRYNPLFIYGGVGLGKTHILNAIGNKIIHGRKLKQILLTSAEMFVNELIESIGKNQQTIFRKKYRNLNVLMIDDIQSLVRWDSAQDEFFHTFNTLYSLKNQIVMTSDRPPNEIPKLHERLISRFRQGLMVEIKPPELETRIAILERYAQNNHINVEKEVLDAIARKVTDNVRVLEGALIRLSAFSSIVGKDVIDIEMAHEILKDILKSEEKVITPEIIQKKVAEFFDLSEYAIKGKKRNKSIAISRHIAMYLTREMTDLSYKEIGELFGKKDHSTVIHAIKKIGKKIQEEQSFAKEIEKIKSDLKDK